Below is a genomic region from Streptomyces sp. RPA4-2.
TGCCGTGCCTGCGGTGTCCGTGGGGTGATGGCGGTCTGAGAAAAGTGAGATTTTCCGAAGAAAAGCTCCCTCCGCGTCATTGCTCGACATAATTCGCACTTATGTTCCTCGTCGTGACGGAACACGACGAGAGCGGGGACGGGACGGAGCCGGTGGTCCGGCGGCGGGTGCTGAAGGCCGTCGGCCTCACCCTGGCCGGAGTCCTGGTGCTGGGCATCGGCACGGCGGGCTGGGCCTACTGGCACCTGAACCACAACATCAGGAGCGTCGACATCGACGGGGCGCTCGGCGACAACCGCCCGGCGAAAGCGGTACCGACACCCTCCTCGTCCGCGTCCGTCTCCCCGCTGCCGAGCGGGTCCCTGAACATCCTGGTCCTCGGCTCCGACTCGCGCAGCGGGAAGGCGAACGCCGAACTCGGCGGCGGCGACAGCACGGGCGCACGTTCGGACACGGCGATGGTCGTCCACATCGACGAGGGCCGCACCACGGCGACCGTGGTGAGCATCCCCCGGGACACCCTGGTGACCCGCCCGTCCTGCCCGACCCCGTCCGGCGGGACCACCTCGGTGGCGTACGGCACGATGTTCAACAGCGCGTACGCGCTCGGCGGACCGGTCTGCGCCGTGAAGACCGTCGAGTCCCTGACGGGCGTCCGCATGGACCACTACCTGGAGATCGACTTCTCGGGCTTCGCGAAGCTGGTGAACGCGCTCGGCGGGGTCACGGTCACGACGGACGAGGACATCGACGACGACCAGAGTCATCTGCGCCTGAAGGCGGGCACCCATCTCCTGGACGGCACCCAGGCCCTGGCGCTGGCCCGTACCCGGCACGGCATAGGCGACGGCAGCGACCTCGGCCGCATCGGGCTCCAGCAGAAGCTGGTCAAGGCACTGCTGGAACAGATCTCCTCGACGTCCCTGCTGACCAGCCCCGCCCAGCTCTACCAGGTCGCCGACGCGGTCACCGGCAGCCTCACCACGGACACCGGCCTCGACTCCCTCGGCGAACTGACGAAGCTCGGCCAGAGCCTCAGGTCCCTCTCCGCCGACCACGTCAGGACGGTCATGATGCCGGTGGTGACGGCTCCCTCGGACGCCAACCGGGTGGTGGCGCGCGAGCCGGCGGCGGGCGAGCTGTGGGCGTCGCTCAAGTGACCGTGTACGTCAGCAGATAGCGCCAGTAGAGGAGTTGGCGGACGCGGGCGCCCGGCAGCAGGCGGTCCGCCTCGTCGCGGACGGCGGCGAGCGACATCCGCGGCACGCGCACCGGCGCCGGGACCACCGCGGGCCCGCTCCCGCGCAGCCGTTCGCCCGCCGACACCCCGGCCCTGACCACCGCGTTGGCGGGCACGGCCGCGAGGTCCCACCAGCTGTGCCCCGCGTAGCAGCCCAGCACCAGAAGCACCCCGCCGGGCGCCAGCGCGTCGCGGAACCTGGTCACCGTGCGGAAGGGCATGTGGTGCAGGCTCGCGAGGCAGGTGATGACGTCGTAGTGCGCCTTCGGCAGCGCGGCGGAGGCGGCGTCCGTCCGCCGGAACCGGGGCCCGCCGCCGATCCGTTCGGCCACGGCGATCACCTCCGCGGACGGGTCGACGGCGTCCACCTCGTAGCCGTGCGCGGCGAGCCGCCGCGCGAAGCGGCCGGTGCCGCAGCCGACGTCCAGCGCGGTGCGCCCGTGACCGGGCAGTTTCCGCAGCAGGAGCCGGTGGTAGTGGTCGTTGTGGTCGAAGGGCATACGGGAAAACTCGCACACGGCGGGTACGGACGGTAGTGCTCCCAGGACAGCCGTCCTTCAGCTGTCCACCGGCCGCCCCAGGCGCTGCGGGAACTGTCCCGTCAGCCGCCCGGGGAGCCTTCGGGAAGGCAAACCGTCCGGCAACGCCCGAAAAGAATCTTCGAGGTTTTCCGGGGACGGTGTCGAAACCGGCGCCCTCCGATCGACGCAGGGATGAGAGGCGGGGAGAAGCCCCGCCCTCCGCACCGAAGGAGCCACCATGCCCCGCTATCTGTCCCTGGTCCGTATCGACGAGACCACCGCCCCCGCCGAGGGCCCGAGCCCCGAGCTGATGCAGCGGATGGGCGAGCTGATCGAGGAGATCACCAAGGCGGGGGTCATGCTCGACACCGCCGGACTGACGCCGACCGTCCAGGGCAAGCGGGTGCACTGGGAGGGCGGCCAGCTGTCCGTCACCGACGGCCCCTTCACCGAGTCCAAGGAGGTCGTCGGCGGTTACGCGCTCATGCAGTGCAAGGACATGGCCGAGGCACTGGAGTGGACCAAGCGGTTCCTGAAGACGCACGAGGAGCACTGGACCGTGACCTGCGAGGTGCGGGAGATCGCCGAGGGCTGAGCGGCGGCTTGGCCCAGCCGGTCCGCTGGTGTCTGATGGTGGGCTGTGGAACAGCAGCCCACCGTCACCCCGTCCGGTGCCGACGAGACCGTGGAGACGATCTTCCGGATCGAGTCGCCCCGGATCATCGCCGGCGTCACCCGTGTCGTCCGGGACGTCGGCATCGCCGAGGAACTGGCCCAGGACGCCCTCGTCGCGGCGCTGGAGCAGTGGCCACGGGACGGAGTACCGGACAACCCCGGCGCCTGGCTCATGGCCACGGCCAAGCACCGGGCCATCGACCTGGTACGCCGCCGGGAGCGCTACGCGCGCAAGCTGGAGGAGATCGGGCGCGACCTGGAGGCGACCGTCCCCTTCGAGGAACCCTCCGACCCGGACGACATCGACGACGACCTGCTCCGGCTCGTGTTCACCGCCTGCCACCCGGTGCTGTCCGCTCAGGCCCGCATCGCCCTCACGCTGCGCCTGCTCGGCGGGCTGACCACGCCCGAGATCGCCCGCGCCTTCCTCGCGCCGGAGGCGACGATCGCCCAGCGCATCGTGCGCGCCAAACGGACGCTGGCGACGAAGGGGGTCCCCTTCGAAGTCCCCTACGGCCCGGACCGGGAGAGCCGGCTCGGCTCGGTCCTCGAGGTCATCTACCTCGTCTTCAACGAGGGGTACGCGGCCACGGCCGGCGACGACCTGCTGCGCCCCGCGCTGTGCGAGGAGGCACTCCGGCTGGCCCGCGTCCTCGCCGAACTGATGCCCAAGGAGCCCGAGGTGCACGGGCTCGCCGCGCTGCTGGAGCTCCAGGAGTCCCGCGCCGCCGCCCGCACCGGGCCCTCGGGCGAGCCGGTCCTCCTCAGGGACCAGAACCGCCGCCGCTGGAACCGCCTGCTGATCCACCGCGGTTTCGCCGCCCTGGCCCGCGCGAACGCCGTCACCACGCGCGCCCCGGGTCCGTACGCCCTCCAGGCCGCCATCGCCGCCAGCCACGCCCAGGCATACACGTACGAGGACACGGACTGGCGGCAGATCGCCACCCTGTACGGGCTCCTCGCGGCCCGCTCCCCGTCGCCCGTCGTCGAACTCAACCGTGCCGTCGCCGTCTCGATGGCGGACGGCCCCGGCCCCGCCCTGGCCATCGTCGACACGCTCGCGGCCGAACCCGCCCTGCGCGACTACCACCTGCTGCCCAGCGTCCGCGGGGACCTGCTCGCCCGGCTGGGACGCACGCGGGAGGCGCGGGCGGAGTTCGAGCGGGCCGCGGGCCTGGCCCGCAACGAACGCGAGCGGAAACTGCTGGAGGCGCGCGCGAAGGAGTGCCGTTAGCGGCGTGCGGTGGCGTCAGGCGGAGTGCTGCCGGGCCGGGTGACCGACCAGCATCGTGGGTGCCCCCGCGACCCTGGTCAGGAAGACGGTCGCGGTGTGCGGGCCCTGCGGCTTGACCTTCCTGCGCAGCTCCTCCGGTTCGACCGCCGAGCCCCGCTTCTTCACGGTCAGCACGCCGACCTCCCGCTCCCGCAGCAGCGCCCTCAGCTTCTTCACGTTGAAGGGAAGGCGGTCGGTGATCTCGTACGCGGTGGCGTACGGGGTCGGGCGCAGCGAGTCCGCCGTGATGTACGCGATGGTCTCGTCGAGGAGCCCGCCGTCGAGGTCCTCGGCCACCTCGGCGACCAGATGGGCGCGGATCACGGCGCCGTCCGGCTCGTAGAGATAGCGCCCGACCGGCCGCACCGAGGGGTCGGGCAGACCCCGGCCGCGCAGGGCACGGGGGCCCGGCAGCAGGGTGGCCCGCACCAGACCCGGCTCCGTGCCGAACCACAGCACGGCCTCCTTCACGTCCCCGCCGTCCGAGATCCACTCGGCCTCCGCCTCGGCGGGGACCGTCTCGTGCGGGATGCCCGGGGCGATCTTCAGGGCGGCGAGCGGGGCCTTCAGGGCCGCCCCGACCGCCCAGGAGAGCGGCGGTGAGTACGCCTCGGGGTCGAAGATCCGTCCGCCCGCCCTGCCGCCCCGCCGTGCCGGGTCCACGAAGACGGCGTCGTACGAGGCCGTGTCCACCTCCGTGACGTCCGCCTCGCGCACCTCGATCAGGCCGGAGAGCCCGAGCGCCTCGGCGTTCGCGCGGGCGGCCGCGGCCGCCAAGGGGTCCCGGTCGACGGCGAGGACGCGGATCCCGGCGCGGGCCAGCGCGATCGCGTCGCCGCCGATACCGGAGCAGAGGTCGGCGACCGAGCGCACACCGAGCGCGCGCAGACGCTCCGCGCGGTGCGTGGCGACCGTCGTACGGGTCGACTGCTCGACCCCGTTCGGCGTGAAGAACATCCGGTCCGCGTCCTCGGCGCCGAACTTCGCCGCCGCCCGCTGCCGCAGCCGCGCCTGTCCGAGCGCCGCGGACACCAGCTCGGCCGGATGGGTGCGGCGCAGCCGGGTGGCGACGGCCAGCTCCTGGGCCGGGTCGGTGCCGCGCACCTCGTCGAGCAGCGCGTGGCCCTCGGGGGTGAGCAGGGAGGCGAAGGAGACGTCGTTCACCGGCCCATTGTCGGTCAGTGTGGGCCAGTCGGTGGACGGTGCGCGTCCGGTCGCGGTGTCGGGGGCCCCTACGGGCCGTGACCTGGGAGGATCCGACACCATGCGATCAGTACGACAAGCCGATAAAAATGACGCGAACCGGACGAGTGTCCGAAGCGGGATCGCCGCCCTCGCCGCCCTCGCCGCCCTCGCCGTCATCGGTCTCGCCTCCGGCTGTGCCGGCGGTGGGGCCGCGGAGCCGAGGCCCGCGCACGGCCTGCGGATGACGGGCCTGTGAGAGGCGGGTCGCCGGCTCCGGCCGCCCGATTGCGTGCGCGGGCGGCCGCCGCGTCGGCCGCAGTGCTCGCCGCGGTCCTGCTGGCCGGCTGCGCCCAGTCCGTGGACCCGATCGAGCGCCTGGGCAAGAAGGCCGCGCAAGAGGTGGGCAGGACCCACCCGCACGGTCCGGCGTCGGCGACGTACCGGCGCTGGGGGCTGTCCGCCCCGCTCGCCCCGGCACCGCGGCCGCCCGCCCGCAGCGGCGTGCGCCGCGACCGGACGGGGCCGGTCCCCGTCGTCGGCCGCGTGCCCACCCACGACAGGGTGGTCTTCCTGACCTACGACGACGGCGTCGAGCGCGATCCGCGGTTCGTCGACATGGTCCGTGAACTGCGGCTGCCGGTCAGCATGTTCCTCACGGACCATGTCGTCGGACCCGGCTACGGCCACTTCGCGCGGCTGCGGGAGGTCGGCGCGAGCGTCCAGAACCACACCCTCGACCACGCCTCGCTGCGCGGACTGCCGTACGCCGGCCAGCGGGCCGAGATCTGCGGCCAGCAGGACAAGCTCAAGGCCCGCTTCGGCATCCGCCCCCGGCTCTTCCGGCCCCCCTACGGCACCTACGACGCCACCACCCTGCGCGCCGCCGCCGACTGCGGGGTCGCGGCCGTCGTCCTGGGCAGGGTGCCCGACGCCCACCGGCTGCGCCCCGGCGACATCCTGTCCGCTTCGGAGGAGCCGAACCTCATCGCGGCGACCACCCGACTCCTCCGCCGCATCCAGGCGGAGGGCTTCACCCCGGCCCGCCTGGAGAACTACCTCTGACCCACCGGACCGGGCGGCACCTTCCGGCGAGGGCAGGCACCCTCAGCCCGTCCGGCGTTTGAGGACGAGGCCGTCCAGGCCGAAGCGGGGGCCTGGGGGCGGCAGCCCCCGGAGCGACGCCCGCACCGGCGAACGGTGCCCAGAACTCCACGCCACGCCGCAGGCCTTTGGCACTCCGCTTGACCGAGTGCTAATCGCGGTCATAGTCTCAGGCCTGGCACTCCCCACTGGAGAGTGCCAATAGCGACGGGCAGGTCCGGCACCCGCGACGACGGATCCACCTGGTCGCCACCTCAGACAGTTAACCCCGTGAGATCTCCGAAGGGGGAGGTCGGATCGTGACGACCACCAGCTCCAAGGTTGCCATCAAGCCGCTCGAGGACCGTGTCGTGGTCCAGCCGCTGGACGCCGAGCAGACCACGGCCTCTGGCCTGGTCATCCCGGACACCGCGAAGGAGAAGCCCCAGGAGGGCGTCGTCCTGGCCGTGGGCCCGGGCCGCTTCGAGAACGGCGAGCGCCTGCCGCTCGACGTCAGCACCGGCGACATCGTGCTGTACAGCAAGTACGGCGGCACCGAGGTGAAGTACAACGGCGAGGAGTACCTCGTCCTCTCGGCCCGCGACGTGCTCGCGATCATCGAGAAGTAATTCACCACAGTTCTGCAGTGAACTGCGCCCCTGGCCCCCGCGACCTTATGAAGCCGGGCGCTGGGGGCGCGGTTCGTTTTCACCCACGTTTTCCGAGAGGGCTGAACCGCTCCCATGGCGAAGATCCTGAAGTTCGACGAGGACGCCCGTCGCGCCCTTGAGCGCGGCGTCAACAAGCTTGCCGACACCGTCAAGGTGACGATCGGTCCCAAGGGCCGCAACGTCGTCATCGACAAGAAGTTCGGCGCCCCCACCATCACCAACGACGGCGTCACCATCGCCCGCGAGGTCGAGCTCGACGACCCGTACGAGAACCTCGGCGCCCAGCTGGTGAAGGAGGTGGCGACCAAGACCAACGACGTCGCGGGTGACGGTACGACCACCGCCACCGTGCTGGCCCAGGCGCTCGTCCGCGAGGGTCTGAAGAACGTCGCCGCGGGTGCCTCCCCGGCGCTGCTCAAGAAGGGCATCGACGCCGCGGTCAAGGCCGTGTCCGAGGAGCTCCTCGCGACCGCCCGTCCGATCGACGAGAAGTCCGACATCGCCGCCGTCGCCGCCCTGTCCGCCCAGGACAGCCAGGTCGGCGAGCTCATCGCCGAGGCGATGGACAAGGTCGGCAAGGACGGTGTCATCACCGTCGAGGAGTCCAACACCTTCGGTCTGGAGCTGGACTTCACCGAGGGCATGGCCTTCGACAAGGGCTACCTGTCGCCGTACTTCGTGACGGACCAGGAGCGCATGGAGGCCGTCCTCGAGGACCCGTACATCCTCATCCACCAGGGCAAGATCTCCTCCATCCAGGACCTGCTGCCGCTGCTGGAGAAGGTCATCCAGGCCAACGCCTCCAAGCCGCTGCTGATCATCGCCGAGGACGTCGACGGCGAGGCGCTGTCGACCCTGGTCGTCAACAAGATCCGCGGCACGTTCAACGCCGTCGCCGTGAAGGCCCCCGGCTTCGGCGACCGCCGCAAGGCCATGCTGGGCGACCTCGCCACCCTCACCGGCGGTCAGGTCATCGCCGAGGAGGTCGGCCTCAAGCTCGACCAGGTCGGCCTGGACGTGCTGGGCACCGCCCGCCGCGTGACGGTCACCAAGGACGACACCACCGTCGTGGACGGTGGCGGCGAGCACGACGCCGTCGTGGGCCGCGTCAACCAGATCAAGGCCGAGATCGAGAACACGGACTCCGACTGGGACCGCGAGAAGCTCCAGGAGCGCCTCGCGAAGCTGGCCGGCGGCGTGTGCGTGATCAAGGTCGGCGCCGCCACCGAGGTGGAGCTCAAGGAGAAGAAGCACCGTCTGGAGGACGCCATCTCCGCGACCCGCGCCGCGGTCGAGGAGGGCATCGTCTCCGGTGGTGGCTCCGCGCTCGTCCACGCGGTCAAGGTCCTCGAGGGCAACCTCGGCAAGACCGGCGACGAGGCCACGGGTGTCGCGGTCGTCCGCCGCGCCGCCGTAGAGCCGCTGCGCTGGATCGCCGAGAACGCCGGCCTGGAGGGCTACGTCATCACCTCCAAGGTCGCCGAGCTCGACAAGGGCCAGGGCTTCAACGCCGCCACCGGCGAGTACGGCGACCTGGTCAAGTCCGGTGTCATCGACCCGGTCAAGGTCACCCGCTCCGCTCTGGAGAACGCCGCTTCCATCGCCTCCCTGCTCCTCACGACCGAGACCCTGGTCGTCGAGAAGCCGGCCGAGGAAGAGGCCGACGCGGGCCACGGCCACGGCCACGGTCACTCCCACTGACGCACCCGGTCGGACGCCCGCACCGGCAGGCGTCCACACCGGTGGACAGCACTGAGGCCCAGCTCCCTTCGGGGATGCTGGGCCTCAGCGCTGTGGCGGGCACGTACGGGCCCTACCGTCCCGCTGCTCCACCGCCGTACCGCTCCACCGCCGTACTGTTCCCGCTGTTCCCTGGCTGCGCTGTTCTACTGCGGCCCGTACTTGCGCCCCGTCTTCGACGTGATCCCGCCCAGCAGCCCGCGCGGCGCCACCTTCACCACACCCATCAGCGCCTTGTACCGCGGGTCGGGGATGGACAGCGACTTGCCGCGGGCCAGGTCCGCGAGCGCCGCCGCGACCAGCTTGTCCGCGTCGAGCCACATCCAGTTCGGGATGTTGTCCGTGCCCATCCCGGCGCGCTGGTGGAACTCGGTGCGCACGAAGCCCGGGGCCAGCGCCATCAGCCGTACGCCACTGCCCGCCAGGTCCCTCGCCGCGCCCTGCGTGAACTGCACGACCCACGCCTTGGACGCCCCGTACGTACCCCGCGGGACGAACGCGGCCACCGACGCCACATTGACGACCCCGCCCCGGCCGCGCTCCCGCATGGCCGCGGTCGCCGCCGACGTCAGCCGCAGCACCGCCT
It encodes:
- a CDS encoding LCP family protein is translated as MFLVVTEHDESGDGTEPVVRRRVLKAVGLTLAGVLVLGIGTAGWAYWHLNHNIRSVDIDGALGDNRPAKAVPTPSSSASVSPLPSGSLNILVLGSDSRSGKANAELGGGDSTGARSDTAMVVHIDEGRTTATVVSIPRDTLVTRPSCPTPSGGTTSVAYGTMFNSAYALGGPVCAVKTVESLTGVRMDHYLEIDFSGFAKLVNALGGVTVTTDEDIDDDQSHLRLKAGTHLLDGTQALALARTRHGIGDGSDLGRIGLQQKLVKALLEQISSTSLLTSPAQLYQVADAVTGSLTTDTGLDSLGELTKLGQSLRSLSADHVRTVMMPVVTAPSDANRVVAREPAAGELWASLK
- a CDS encoding bifunctional 2-polyprenyl-6-hydroxyphenol methylase/3-demethylubiquinol 3-O-methyltransferase UbiG; the protein is MPFDHNDHYHRLLLRKLPGHGRTALDVGCGTGRFARRLAAHGYEVDAVDPSAEVIAVAERIGGGPRFRRTDAASAALPKAHYDVITCLASLHHMPFRTVTRFRDALAPGGVLLVLGCYAGHSWWDLAAVPANAVVRAGVSAGERLRGSGPAVVPAPVRVPRMSLAAVRDEADRLLPGARVRQLLYWRYLLTYTVT
- a CDS encoding YciI family protein, with amino-acid sequence MPRYLSLVRIDETTAPAEGPSPELMQRMGELIEEITKAGVMLDTAGLTPTVQGKRVHWEGGQLSVTDGPFTESKEVVGGYALMQCKDMAEALEWTKRFLKTHEEHWTVTCEVREIAEG
- a CDS encoding RNA polymerase sigma factor; amino-acid sequence: MEQQPTVTPSGADETVETIFRIESPRIIAGVTRVVRDVGIAEELAQDALVAALEQWPRDGVPDNPGAWLMATAKHRAIDLVRRRERYARKLEEIGRDLEATVPFEEPSDPDDIDDDLLRLVFTACHPVLSAQARIALTLRLLGGLTTPEIARAFLAPEATIAQRIVRAKRTLATKGVPFEVPYGPDRESRLGSVLEVIYLVFNEGYAATAGDDLLRPALCEEALRLARVLAELMPKEPEVHGLAALLELQESRAAARTGPSGEPVLLRDQNRRRWNRLLIHRGFAALARANAVTTRAPGPYALQAAIAASHAQAYTYEDTDWRQIATLYGLLAARSPSPVVELNRAVAVSMADGPGPALAIVDTLAAEPALRDYHLLPSVRGDLLARLGRTREARAEFERAAGLARNERERKLLEARAKECR
- a CDS encoding class I SAM-dependent methyltransferase, giving the protein MNDVSFASLLTPEGHALLDEVRGTDPAQELAVATRLRRTHPAELVSAALGQARLRQRAAAKFGAEDADRMFFTPNGVEQSTRTTVATHRAERLRALGVRSVADLCSGIGGDAIALARAGIRVLAVDRDPLAAAAARANAEALGLSGLIEVREADVTEVDTASYDAVFVDPARRGGRAGGRIFDPEAYSPPLSWAVGAALKAPLAALKIAPGIPHETVPAEAEAEWISDGGDVKEAVLWFGTEPGLVRATLLPGPRALRGRGLPDPSVRPVGRYLYEPDGAVIRAHLVAEVAEDLDGGLLDETIAYITADSLRPTPYATAYEITDRLPFNVKKLRALLREREVGVLTVKKRGSAVEPEELRRKVKPQGPHTATVFLTRVAGAPTMLVGHPARQHSA
- a CDS encoding polysaccharide deacetylase family protein; this translates as MRARAAAASAAVLAAVLLAGCAQSVDPIERLGKKAAQEVGRTHPHGPASATYRRWGLSAPLAPAPRPPARSGVRRDRTGPVPVVGRVPTHDRVVFLTYDDGVERDPRFVDMVRELRLPVSMFLTDHVVGPGYGHFARLREVGASVQNHTLDHASLRGLPYAGQRAEICGQQDKLKARFGIRPRLFRPPYGTYDATTLRAAADCGVAAVVLGRVPDAHRLRPGDILSASEEPNLIAATTRLLRRIQAEGFTPARLENYL
- the groES gene encoding co-chaperone GroES, coding for MTTTSSKVAIKPLEDRVVVQPLDAEQTTASGLVIPDTAKEKPQEGVVLAVGPGRFENGERLPLDVSTGDIVLYSKYGGTEVKYNGEEYLVLSARDVLAIIEK
- the groL gene encoding chaperonin GroEL (60 kDa chaperone family; promotes refolding of misfolded polypeptides especially under stressful conditions; forms two stacked rings of heptamers to form a barrel-shaped 14mer; ends can be capped by GroES; misfolded proteins enter the barrel where they are refolded when GroES binds) codes for the protein MAKILKFDEDARRALERGVNKLADTVKVTIGPKGRNVVIDKKFGAPTITNDGVTIAREVELDDPYENLGAQLVKEVATKTNDVAGDGTTTATVLAQALVREGLKNVAAGASPALLKKGIDAAVKAVSEELLATARPIDEKSDIAAVAALSAQDSQVGELIAEAMDKVGKDGVITVEESNTFGLELDFTEGMAFDKGYLSPYFVTDQERMEAVLEDPYILIHQGKISSIQDLLPLLEKVIQANASKPLLIIAEDVDGEALSTLVVNKIRGTFNAVAVKAPGFGDRRKAMLGDLATLTGGQVIAEEVGLKLDQVGLDVLGTARRVTVTKDDTTVVDGGGEHDAVVGRVNQIKAEIENTDSDWDREKLQERLAKLAGGVCVIKVGAATEVELKEKKHRLEDAISATRAAVEEGIVSGGGSALVHAVKVLEGNLGKTGDEATGVAVVRRAAVEPLRWIAENAGLEGYVITSKVAELDKGQGFNAATGEYGDLVKSGVIDPVKVTRSALENAASIASLLLTTETLVVEKPAEEEADAGHGHGHGHSH
- a CDS encoding SDR family oxidoreductase, which encodes MTTALITGSTAGIGAAFARRLAADGHNLVLVARDTERLAEQATELHDRHGIEAEVLTADLATDDGIETVARRLSDRRNPVDLLINNAGFGNKGRYLEVSMADELTMLKVHCEAVLRLTSAATAAMRERGRGGVVNVASVAAFVPRGTYGASKAWVVQFTQGAARDLAGSGVRLMALAPGFVRTEFHQRAGMGTDNIPNWMWLDADKLVAAALADLARGKSLSIPDPRYKALMGVVKVAPRGLLGGITSKTGRKYGPQ